One Fusobacterium ulcerans DNA segment encodes these proteins:
- a CDS encoding ROK family protein — MAYFAGIDIGGTNVEIGILDEKAEILKKTSIKTNSQNGSEETFIKIWNTVKQLAEELKISEREIEAVGMGIPGPVVNNSVVKIAANFSWGNDFPAKELMERISGKSVKVGNDVKVIALGEALFGAAKEYKNSITIPIGTGIAAGIIINGQIVEGSGGAAGELGHIVVNKNGYKCGCGLTGCLETYCSATGIVREGIKRLEKDKNNELYKKINGDLSRLEAKDIFDLAKSGDKFSIGIVDFFCEYMAEGLGMLLNIVNPEIIIFTGGVARAGDVLLDGIKKYLSKYALGMTMENLKISFGELNEEAGIKGAAALVIKK, encoded by the coding sequence ATGGCTTATTTTGCTGGAATAGATATAGGCGGGACAAATGTTGAAATTGGAATTTTAGATGAAAAAGCTGAAATATTAAAGAAGACAAGTATAAAGACAAATTCTCAAAATGGCAGTGAAGAAACCTTTATAAAAATATGGAATACAGTGAAACAATTAGCAGAAGAATTAAAAATTTCAGAGAGGGAAATTGAAGCTGTTGGGATGGGAATTCCTGGACCAGTAGTAAATAATTCAGTTGTAAAAATAGCGGCAAATTTTTCATGGGGAAATGATTTTCCTGCAAAGGAACTTATGGAAAGGATTTCAGGAAAATCTGTGAAAGTAGGAAATGATGTAAAAGTTATTGCTTTAGGGGAAGCACTTTTTGGAGCAGCAAAAGAATATAAAAACAGCATAACTATTCCTATTGGAACTGGAATTGCAGCAGGAATAATAATAAACGGACAGATAGTAGAGGGTTCTGGAGGAGCAGCTGGAGAGCTGGGACATATAGTGGTAAATAAAAATGGGTATAAATGCGGGTGCGGTCTTACAGGATGCCTTGAAACATATTGCTCTGCCACTGGAATCGTAAGAGAAGGAATAAAAAGATTAGAGAAAGATAAAAATAATGAACTATATAAAAAAATAAATGGAGATTTGAGCAGATTAGAAGCAAAGGATATATTTGATCTGGCTAAATCTGGAGATAAGTTTTCAATAGGGATAGTAGATTTTTTTTGTGAGTATATGGCAGAAGGTCTTGGGATGCTTTTGAATATAGTGAACCCTGAAATAATTATTTTCACTGGAGGAGTTGCAAGAGCAGGAGATGTTCTATTAGATGGAATAAAAAAGTATTTGTCAAAATATGCTCTTGGAATGACTATGGAAAATCTTAAAATTTCTTTTGGAGAATTAAATGAAGAAGCTGGAATAAAAGGGGCAGCAGC
- a CDS encoding sulfatase-like hydrolase/transferase, translating into MNNNIAFILLDQVRVDMLGTYGHKIVKTPNMDAIAADGVKFNNAFTPASVCSPARTSLFTGQMPSNHGLMRNSEKGGLGDPSLSNPNIITEMQDYMNYLIGKWHVGKTVLPRDFGFKGHNFDGYGYPGSGVYKNLVFAQGPEQETRYKDWLEEKGFEIPEVSKSYFGENAHLRVQELCGLLSGTREATLPFFVIDEAKKAVLEAKKENKPFFIWMNFWGPHTPCVIPEPYYSMYKSEDVILDESFYNPMAGKPNHYRDIAKMWGVWDASEERWKEVIAKFWGYITLIDDAIGEFVKFLKEEGLYESLFMAITADHGDAMGAHRLIEKGEFMFDTTYRIPMIIKDPGSNRKNEEDNNFVYLHDLTPTCNDVAGKNISDFFDGESLLPILRDGKSNGRKGVLGQLAGHFVYFEQRMWRREDYKIIFNASDVGELYDMKNDKEEMNNLFYDERYKDVKKEMLEELYSEMVKLKDPLAGWLYRIIYEI; encoded by the coding sequence ATGAATAATAATATAGCTTTTATATTATTAGATCAAGTAAGAGTTGATATGTTGGGAACATATGGACATAAAATAGTAAAAACACCAAATATGGATGCAATAGCAGCAGATGGAGTCAAATTTAATAATGCATTTACTCCAGCTTCTGTATGCAGTCCAGCAAGAACTTCATTATTTACAGGACAGATGCCAAGCAATCATGGGCTTATGAGAAATAGTGAAAAGGGAGGATTGGGAGATCCTTCATTATCAAATCCTAATATAATAACAGAGATGCAGGATTATATGAATTATTTAATTGGGAAATGGCATGTTGGGAAAACAGTTCTTCCTAGAGATTTTGGATTTAAGGGTCATAACTTTGATGGATATGGATATCCAGGAAGCGGAGTATATAAAAATCTTGTATTTGCACAAGGGCCAGAGCAGGAAACTAGGTATAAAGACTGGCTGGAGGAAAAAGGTTTTGAAATACCAGAAGTTTCTAAAAGCTACTTTGGAGAAAATGCTCATCTTAGAGTTCAAGAGCTTTGTGGACTTTTAAGTGGAACAAGAGAGGCTACTCTTCCTTTCTTTGTAATAGATGAAGCAAAAAAAGCTGTACTTGAAGCAAAAAAAGAAAATAAGCCATTCTTTATATGGATGAATTTCTGGGGACCACATACTCCTTGTGTGATTCCAGAGCCTTATTATTCAATGTATAAATCTGAAGATGTAATCTTAGATGAAAGCTTCTATAACCCAATGGCAGGAAAACCAAATCACTATAGAGATATAGCTAAAATGTGGGGAGTATGGGATGCTTCTGAAGAAAGATGGAAAGAAGTTATTGCTAAATTCTGGGGCTATATAACTTTAATAGATGATGCAATAGGAGAATTTGTAAAGTTTTTAAAAGAAGAAGGTCTTTATGAAAGTTTATTTATGGCAATAACAGCTGACCATGGAGATGCAATGGGAGCTCACAGACTTATAGAAAAAGGGGAATTTATGTTTGATACAACATACAGAATTCCTATGATAATCAAAGATCCTGGGTCAAATAGAAAAAATGAAGAAGACAATAATTTTGTATATCTTCATGATTTAACACCAACTTGTAATGATGTTGCAGGAAAAAATATTTCTGATTTCTTTGATGGAGAATCTCTTCTTCCTATTTTAAGAGATGGAAAAAGTAATGGAAGAAAAGGTGTTCTTGGACAGCTGGCTGGACACTTTGTGTATTTTGAACAGAGAATGTGGAGAAGAGAAGACTATAAGATAATTTTTAATGCTTCAGATGTTGGAGAGCTTTATGATATGAAAAATGATAAAGAAGAAATGAATAATCTATTCTATGATGAAAGATATAAAGATGTAAAAAAAGAGATGTTGGAAGAGTTATATAGTGAAATGGTAAAATTAAAAGATCCATTGGCAGGATGGCTTTACAGAATAATATATGAAATCTAA
- a CDS encoding solute:sodium symporter family transporter, producing MTFFTFVLITALIAFVSWLKTKGEDNSAQGYFLAGRGLSATVIGFSMVLTSLSTEQLVGVNASSYISNFSIIAWTVQSVVPLCVLALFLLPRYLKGGFTTIPEFFEERYDKQTRQIMSLLFLVAYTFVMIPGALYSGAIAFTQIFDITGMFGVSFNTALWGVVWLIGIIGGIYAIFGGLKAVAVSDTLNGFALIIGGTMIPFFALKFLGDGSLSKGVDIVTSSHIEKLTAWGAAGDPVPWTTIFTGILIVNFFYWTTNQAIIQRSLAAKSLAEGQKGILYAGIFLLFLPVLLNVPGLISFHIFGNSLGNIDLAYPTLVSKVLPKPLLGFFTACLFGAILSTFNSFINSAATLFCYDIYKPIFNKNISDEDLIKVAKIAGTIIAIVSMIIAPLLQYGTGGLFLLLKRFAGFFNIPIVALVAVGFLNKTVSGKAARITVLLHVILYFSLVWIFKVKLNFVHVMGGLFVFDIIAMFTLGSVFKREKPYVPSVKNKSDVDLTNWKYAKETSTLLVLGLCYLYCVLSPIGLAGGNSLTKITMVFAVIALVLMGALNIKKKKVTKSLCEEY from the coding sequence ATGACTTTTTTTACATTTGTTTTAATAACAGCATTAATTGCTTTTGTTTCATGGTTAAAAACTAAAGGTGAAGACAACAGTGCACAGGGATATTTTCTGGCAGGGAGAGGTTTAAGTGCCACTGTTATTGGATTTTCAATGGTGTTGACAAGTCTTTCAACAGAACAATTAGTAGGGGTAAATGCCTCTTCATATATAAGCAACTTTTCAATAATAGCATGGACTGTACAATCTGTAGTTCCTTTATGTGTACTTGCATTATTTCTTTTACCGAGATATTTAAAAGGTGGATTTACAACTATACCTGAATTTTTCGAGGAAAGATATGACAAACAGACAAGACAGATAATGTCATTGCTTTTCCTAGTTGCATATACTTTTGTAATGATACCAGGGGCGCTTTATTCAGGAGCTATTGCTTTTACACAAATATTTGATATAACAGGAATGTTTGGAGTAAGTTTTAATACAGCTCTTTGGGGAGTGGTATGGCTGATTGGAATTATTGGAGGAATCTATGCAATATTCGGTGGACTGAAAGCAGTTGCAGTATCAGATACACTAAATGGATTTGCTTTGATAATAGGTGGAACAATGATACCTTTCTTTGCTCTGAAATTTTTAGGAGATGGAAGCTTATCAAAGGGAGTGGATATAGTTACATCATCTCATATAGAAAAATTGACAGCTTGGGGAGCAGCAGGGGATCCAGTACCTTGGACAACAATATTTACTGGTATATTAATAGTAAACTTTTTCTACTGGACAACAAATCAGGCAATAATCCAAAGATCTCTTGCAGCTAAAAGTTTAGCAGAAGGGCAAAAAGGAATTTTATATGCAGGAATATTTCTATTATTCCTTCCTGTATTATTAAATGTTCCTGGACTTATTTCTTTTCATATCTTTGGAAATTCATTGGGAAATATAGATTTAGCCTATCCAACACTTGTATCAAAAGTTTTGCCAAAACCTTTATTGGGATTTTTCACAGCATGTTTGTTTGGAGCAATATTGAGTACATTCAATTCATTTATAAACAGTGCTGCAACATTATTCTGCTATGATATTTATAAGCCGATATTTAATAAAAATATATCAGATGAAGATTTAATAAAAGTGGCTAAGATAGCTGGAACTATAATAGCAATAGTATCTATGATAATAGCACCATTACTTCAGTATGGAACAGGGGGATTATTTCTGCTTTTAAAAAGATTTGCAGGATTCTTCAATATACCTATAGTTGCTCTTGTAGCAGTAGGATTCTTGAATAAGACAGTATCTGGAAAAGCAGCAAGAATAACAGTACTTCTCCATGTAATATTATATTTTTCATTAGTATGGATATTTAAAGTAAAACTAAACTTTGTTCATGTAATGGGAGGGCTGTTTGTATTTGACATAATAGCAATGTTTACTCTAGGAAGTGTTTTCAAAAGAGAAAAACCATATGTTCCATCAGTTAAAAATAAATCAGATGTAGATTTAACAAATTGGAAATATGCAAAGGAAACATCAACTCTGCTTGTATTGGGATTATGTTATCTATATTGTGTTCTTTCTCCAATAGGACTGGCAGGAGGAAATAGTCTGACAAAGATAACAATGGTATTTGCAGTAATTGCTCTGGTATTGATGGGAGCTTTAAATATAAAAAAGAAAAAAGTAACTAAATCACTATGTGAAGAATATTAA
- a CDS encoding GntR family transcriptional regulator, whose translation MLLNKSKSPLYYQLAEIIIEEIKTKNLKEDDKILTEREYCEKYNLSRATVRQGIAYLEKKGYLYKIQGCGTFVSSRVLKQKLLKFYSFTEEMKKQGKTPESKILSFKEKIAGEKIAQELNLDKEEKIFELVRLRLADEEIYMYEKTYLPVKKLLNFSKKDILNTPLYDVLQKKYNIIFSKATERFSVLSADKKISEALEIDEKSPIIKLQRWTYTGIEKIEYTVSFLRGDKFEFEVDLEDN comes from the coding sequence ATGCTGTTAAATAAATCTAAAAGTCCACTTTACTACCAATTAGCAGAGATCATCATAGAAGAAATAAAAACTAAAAATTTAAAAGAAGATGATAAAATTCTTACTGAAAGAGAATATTGTGAAAAATATAATTTAAGCAGAGCTACAGTGAGACAGGGAATAGCCTATTTAGAAAAAAAAGGATATCTATATAAAATTCAAGGATGCGGAACTTTTGTTTCATCAAGAGTATTAAAGCAGAAACTTTTAAAATTCTATAGCTTTACAGAGGAAATGAAAAAGCAGGGAAAAACTCCAGAATCAAAAATACTTTCATTTAAAGAAAAAATAGCTGGAGAAAAAATAGCTCAGGAATTAAATCTGGATAAAGAGGAAAAGATATTTGAGCTTGTAAGATTAAGACTGGCTGATGAAGAGATATATATGTATGAAAAAACTTACCTTCCAGTTAAAAAACTTTTGAATTTTTCTAAAAAGGATATTTTAAATACACCTTTGTATGATGTTTTGCAGAAGAAATATAATATAATTTTCAGCAAAGCAACTGAAAGATTTTCAGTTCTCAGTGCAGATAAAAAAATTTCTGAAGCGTTGGAAATAGATGAGAAGAGTCCTATTATAAAACTTCAGAGATGGACATATACAGGAATAGAAAAAATAGAGTATACAGTAAGTTTTCTTCGTGGAGATAAATTTGAATTTGAAGTAGATTTGGAAGATAACTAA